The following nucleotide sequence is from Nocardioides daedukensis.
GACGCCAAGACCCCCGTCGAAGGGGTCCAGATCGTCGTCGAGTCCTCGGACGGTGAGTTCACCGAGACCGCCACCTCGGACGCCGAGGGCAAGTGGAGCGTGTTCCTCCCCGAGCCCGGGACCTACAAGGTCTTCGTCGACAAGGACGAGCTCCCCGACGGCGTCTCGGTCCGCGACGGCTACAAGTCAGAGGTCACGGCCAACGTCGGCGCGGGGATCCAGCGCACACTGATCTTCCCGATGGGCAAGGACAACCGCCAGGTGCTGAGCACCTCCGACAAGGCCCTCCAGCTGGTCGTCGAGGGTGTCCGCTTCGGTCTGCTGCTCGCGCTGGCTGCGCTGGGGCTCTCCCTCATCTTCGGGACCACCGGCCTGGTGAACTTCGCCCACGGCGAGATGATCGCGCTCGGCGCGATCATCGCCTGGGCGATGAACACGAACGGCGTCCCCTTCTTCGTGGCTGCCCTGCTGGCGGTGCTGATCTGCACCTTGGCCGGTGGCGCCCAAGAAGTCGGCCTGTGGAGACCCTTGCGGAAACGGAAGACGGGTCTGATCGCGATGATGATCGTGACCATCGGTCTCTCGATCTTCGCCCGCTTCGTCTTCCAGTACTTCATGGGTGGCGACAACAAGTCGTACGCCGACTACGTGATCCAGGACGGCATCAACTTCGGCCCGATCTCGCTCGCACCGCGTGACCTCTGGAGCATGGCGATCGCCCTGGTGATCCTGGTTCTGGTCGGTCTCTTCGTGATCCACAGCCGGACCGGCAAGGCAATGCGGGCAGTCTCGGACAACCCGGCCCTCGCCGCAGCCTCCGGAATCGACGTGAACCGGGTGATCCTGTTCGTGTGGGTGATGGGCGGTGGACTCGCGGCCCTGTCGGGGATCCTGCTCGGCCTCTCCCAGCAGGTGAAGTTCGACATGGGCTTCGACCTGCTGCTGCTGGTCTTCGCCGGCGTCACCCTGGGCGGCCTCGGAACCGCCTTCGGCGCCCTGGCGGGCAGCCTGGTCGTGGGCATGTTCGTCACGGTCTCAACCCTTTGGATCCCGCCGGAGCTGAAGAACATCCCAGCGTTCGCCGTGCTGATCCTGATCCTGCTGTTGCGGCCCCAGGGCATCCTGGGCCGATCCGAACGAGTCGGTTGAGGAGACTGTCATGGAATGGGGATCAATCTTCTCTCAAACGGCCTCGGCCCTGATCGGTTGGGAAGTCGTCGCCTACTGCCTCGCGGCAATGGGACTGAACATCCACTTCGGCTACACCGGCCTGCTCAACTTCGGCCAGGCCGGCTTCATGGCCATGGGCGCCTACGGCGTGGCCATGGGCATCTCGACGTTCGGCATGAGTCTTCCTGTCGCGCTGCTGTTCGCCATCGCCTGGACCGTCGTCCTGGCAATGCTGCTCGGCATCCCGACCCTGAGGTTGCGAGCCGACTACCTGGCCATCGTCACCATCGCCGCCGGTGAGATCATCCGGCTCTTCTTCCGCTCGGCCACCCTGAGCGAGTGGACCGGTGGCTCCGACGGTCTCCAGGGCTCCCCGGTGTTCAGCACGGAGTTCCGGAACCTGAACATCTACAGCGGCGGACTCGACATCGGACCGCTCAACCTCTCGCAGTACACCCTGTGGGTGGTCACGGTCGGATGGGTGCTGGTCATCCTCGGGATCCTGATCACCTGGCTCCTGATGAGCAGCCCGTGGGGCCGCGTCATCAAGGGCATCCGTGAGGACGAGGACGCGGTACGCAGCCTCGGCAAGAACGTGTTCGCCTACAAGATGCAGAGCCTGATCATCGGTGGTCTGTTCGGAGCCGCCGCGGGCATGGTGATCGCCCTGGCGAACTCGTCGGCCAACCCGGACAACTTCGCGCCGCAGTACACCTTCTTCGCCTATACCGTGCTGCTGCTCGGTGGCGCCGCACGAGTGTTCGGCCCGGTCGTCGGTGCCGTGATCTTCTGGGGTTCGCTGGTCTTCCTCGACGCGTTCCTCAAGGCGGCCAAGGGTGCCGGCTACATCTCGGACTCGATCATGACCTACACCCAGATCGGACAGGTCCGCTTCATCCTGGTCGGACTGGTGCTGATGCTGCTGATGATCTACCGCCCCCAGGGAATCTTCGGCGACAAGAAGGAGCTGCAGCTCGATGCCCGCTGACAACGAACCATCCACCGCCGACACCAGCGAAGCCGGAACCGTCGAGACCAGGCGTGAGCCCGGCGAGCGTGCCAAGGCGGCCGTCGCCGCCCTGCGCACCGCGGAACAGCGCCCGGGCGGGTCGAAGCCGGACCCGATCCTGGTCGCCGACAACGTGGTCCGCACCTTCGGTGGCCTGACCGCCGTCGACGTCGAGCACGTCGAGATCCAGCGTGGTGCGATCACGGCCCTCATCGGTCCGAACGGGGCTGGCAAGACGACGTTCTTCAACCTTCTGACCGGCTTCGACAAGCCGGACAGCGGCCTGTGGAAGTTCAACGGCGACGACATCTCCAAGCTGGCGCCGCACAAGGTCGCCCGCAAGGGCATGGTGCGCACCTTCCAGCTGACCAAGTCGCTGGCCCGGATGACGGTCCTGGAGAACCTCCGCCTCGGCGCGAGCGACCAGAAGGGCGAGAGGCTGTGGGCCTCGATCCTGCCCTTCCTCTGGATGGAACAGGAGGCGAAGGTCACCGAACGGGCCGACGAGCTCCTGGAGCTCTTCAACCTCGTCCGTGTGCGCAACGACTATGCCGGCAGCCTGTCCGGCGGGCAGCGCAAGCTCCTCGAGATGGCGCGTGCACTGATGGTCGGTCCGGACATGGTCATGCTCGACGAACCGATGGCAGGCGTGAACCCTCGACTGCGCCAAAGCCTCAACGAGCACATCAGAGGCCTGCGCGAGCAGGGCATGACGGTCGTCTTCGTCGAGCACGACATGGACGTCGTACGCGACGTGTCCGACTGGGTCATCGTGATGGCCCAGGGACAGGTGGTCGCCGAGGGCCCACCCGACGAGGTGATGGCGCAGCAGGCCGTGATCGACGCCTATCTCGGCGCCCACCACGACGCGCCGCTCACCCTCGAGGAGGAGGAGCAGCAGATGCAGGAGGCTGCGGACGTGATCGCGAAGGAAGAAGAGGAAGAGGGCACCGCATGAGCAAGAAGTCCGGGGCCAACGCCTACGAGAACGCAAGTGGTGAGTCTGCCGCGATCGACCGCGCGGAGCACCTCGCGGCCGCCGAGGGCGCACTCCTGCGCGCCGATGACCTGACCGCGGGCTACATCCCCGAGGTCAACATCCTCAACCACTGCGACTTCCACGTGAACGAGGGTGAGCTGGTCGGCATCATCGGTCCGAACGGGGCCGGCAAGTCGACCCTGCTGAAGGCGATCTTCGGGCTGGTCACGGTTCGCGAGGGAGACATCACCCTCCGGGGCCAGTCCCTGCGTGGCAAGAAGGCCAACCAGCTGGTCGACATGGGTGTCGGGTTCGTGCCCCAGACGGAGAACGTCTTCCCGACACTCACCGTCGAGGAGAACATGCAGATGGGCCTCTTCCTGCGGCCCAAGAAGTTCTCCGAGCGCTGGGACTACGTCGTCGACCTGTTCCCGCGCCTGTCCGACCGACGCAAGCAGCGAGCCGGGTCCCTCTCCGGCGGTGAGCGGCAGATGGTCGCCATGGCCCGGGCCCTGATGATGGAGCCCTCCGTGCTGCTCCTCGACGAGCCGTCCGCGGGTCTCTCCCCCGTCCTGCAGGACGAGGTCTTCATCTTGACCAAGCGGATCAACCGCACCGGCGTCAGCGTGATCATGGTCGAGC
It contains:
- a CDS encoding ABC transporter ATP-binding protein, which gives rise to MPADNEPSTADTSEAGTVETRREPGERAKAAVAALRTAEQRPGGSKPDPILVADNVVRTFGGLTAVDVEHVEIQRGAITALIGPNGAGKTTFFNLLTGFDKPDSGLWKFNGDDISKLAPHKVARKGMVRTFQLTKSLARMTVLENLRLGASDQKGERLWASILPFLWMEQEAKVTERADELLELFNLVRVRNDYAGSLSGGQRKLLEMARALMVGPDMVMLDEPMAGVNPRLRQSLNEHIRGLREQGMTVVFVEHDMDVVRDVSDWVIVMAQGQVVAEGPPDEVMAQQAVIDAYLGAHHDAPLTLEEEEQQMQEAADVIAKEEEEEGTA
- a CDS encoding ABC transporter ATP-binding protein; amino-acid sequence: MSKKSGANAYENASGESAAIDRAEHLAAAEGALLRADDLTAGYIPEVNILNHCDFHVNEGELVGIIGPNGAGKSTLLKAIFGLVTVREGDITLRGQSLRGKKANQLVDMGVGFVPQTENVFPTLTVEENMQMGLFLRPKKFSERWDYVVDLFPRLSDRRKQRAGSLSGGERQMVAMARALMMEPSVLLLDEPSAGLSPVLQDEVFILTKRINRTGVSVIMVEQNARRCLQICDRGYVLDQGRNAYTGAGSDLMNDPHVISLYLGTLAKA
- a CDS encoding ABC transporter permease subunit, yielding MQRRLTRFLSLVLGVFALALIAGAAPSAVAAGNTLTGTVIDINGAAVPEVTVTVASADGKFTEDVVSDAQGGFTVETPGPGDYVVKVDPEKVPPGVRVPEKAEEGVSITLPSDKIVELKLRLTESVHGTILNQDGDAKTPVEGVQIVVESSDGEFTETATSDAEGKWSVFLPEPGTYKVFVDKDELPDGVSVRDGYKSEVTANVGAGIQRTLIFPMGKDNRQVLSTSDKALQLVVEGVRFGLLLALAALGLSLIFGTTGLVNFAHGEMIALGAIIAWAMNTNGVPFFVAALLAVLICTLAGGAQEVGLWRPLRKRKTGLIAMMIVTIGLSIFARFVFQYFMGGDNKSYADYVIQDGINFGPISLAPRDLWSMAIALVILVLVGLFVIHSRTGKAMRAVSDNPALAAASGIDVNRVILFVWVMGGGLAALSGILLGLSQQVKFDMGFDLLLLVFAGVTLGGLGTAFGALAGSLVVGMFVTVSTLWIPPELKNIPAFAVLILILLLRPQGILGRSERVG
- a CDS encoding branched-chain amino acid ABC transporter permease, with amino-acid sequence MEWGSIFSQTASALIGWEVVAYCLAAMGLNIHFGYTGLLNFGQAGFMAMGAYGVAMGISTFGMSLPVALLFAIAWTVVLAMLLGIPTLRLRADYLAIVTIAAGEIIRLFFRSATLSEWTGGSDGLQGSPVFSTEFRNLNIYSGGLDIGPLNLSQYTLWVVTVGWVLVILGILITWLLMSSPWGRVIKGIREDEDAVRSLGKNVFAYKMQSLIIGGLFGAAAGMVIALANSSANPDNFAPQYTFFAYTVLLLGGAARVFGPVVGAVIFWGSLVFLDAFLKAAKGAGYISDSIMTYTQIGQVRFILVGLVLMLLMIYRPQGIFGDKKELQLDAR